One genomic segment of Planctomycetaceae bacterium includes these proteins:
- a CDS encoding PAS domain S-box protein: MTFWILNARLLAASVWPYVLSQLAIALTFVAMAVCLAVFLKRRPDFSSVRIMWLVVLWLAFCSMLHFADAVTASQPASATLPTGTLTAAFAAVLGSGTLWLLKRYSRRLPGPDKIREAEMSIAAMRGELTREQDLMKTLADGIPDAIYFKDTDSRFIRCNRQAAAIYGLSSPEMAIGKTDHDFFPAEEADTYRADELRIIETGEPIINKQEYELWRDGQHHWVSSTKMPLRDKSGAIVGTFGLSRDITELKQAQQDLREKVNELQGLHAQLRREQCLFSSLIDSIPDSVFFKNDKHQFIRVNPAMAGDAGFAEPSEMYGLTDMDVWDEELAADAMADEKQIMETGEPIIGKQERIIRKSDGDPRWVVVTKLPMRNESGDIVGTFGLASDITMLKFNEDLAADAQERFELAVQGTNDGLWDWNVENGEVWYAPRFRELLGYEGSDLEQFPNVMGSFRSHLHPDDRERVLQSFDDHLQDHIPHDEEYRLRSATGEYRWFRGRGQAIWNDDDRATRMAGSIQDIDERRKAQEELRRTRLQLEQALQGGNVGMWDWNVRTGEVEVSRELQQQLGEDPSKPWTSLDDWEIRVHPDDIETARQKTIDFIEGRIPKYESSFRLRHQNGSYRWILSRGNLFRDENGDPIRFIGVHVDVTEQRQAQAALKESEARFRGIFNQTFQFIGLLTTEGTIIDANRTAMSASGVKPEDVVGKPFWDTVWWQHSPELQQRLKTAIRAAANGEFDRFEATHPAADGSTIFVDFSVKPARDDDGNIVYLIPEGRDVTVLKQVQADLEARSLELQRSNEELEQFAYVASHDLQEPLRAIVGYCQLLQTTSSDRLDDEGRMFVESIVDGGKRMQRLIVDLLEFSRIRRKGSPFATVDLNQAVREAQALLSSVIQESGAVIEVETMPEVFADFGQIIRLFQNLISNAIKYRSQQPPNLSIRSSSDVGSGLLTVSVSDNGIGIDPEFFEQVFVIFRRLHTREAYPGTGIGLAVCKRIVERHGGTIWLDSVPGEGTTVYFTLPLSSQVTND; encoded by the coding sequence ATGACGTTTTGGATTCTGAACGCCCGATTGCTGGCCGCGTCGGTCTGGCCATACGTTCTGTCGCAACTGGCGATCGCTCTTACGTTTGTCGCGATGGCCGTCTGCCTTGCCGTTTTTCTGAAACGCCGTCCGGACTTCAGTTCGGTGCGAATCATGTGGCTGGTCGTGTTGTGGCTGGCGTTCTGCAGCATGCTGCATTTTGCGGACGCCGTGACGGCATCGCAGCCCGCTTCGGCCACGCTGCCAACGGGAACACTGACGGCCGCATTTGCCGCAGTGCTGGGTTCCGGAACGCTGTGGCTGCTGAAGCGATACAGCCGCCGCCTGCCGGGACCTGACAAGATTCGCGAAGCAGAAATGTCAATTGCCGCCATGCGCGGTGAATTGACGCGCGAACAGGATCTGATGAAGACTCTGGCCGACGGAATCCCGGACGCGATCTATTTCAAGGACACCGATTCTCGCTTCATTCGCTGCAACAGACAGGCAGCGGCCATCTATGGTCTGTCGTCGCCCGAGATGGCGATTGGAAAAACGGACCACGACTTCTTTCCGGCGGAGGAAGCTGATACGTACCGCGCGGACGAACTACGCATCATTGAAACTGGCGAACCGATCATCAATAAGCAGGAGTATGAACTGTGGCGAGACGGTCAGCACCACTGGGTTTCGTCAACAAAGATGCCGCTGCGTGACAAATCGGGAGCGATCGTAGGAACGTTCGGACTTTCCCGCGACATCACGGAACTGAAGCAGGCGCAGCAGGATCTGCGAGAAAAAGTCAACGAGCTGCAGGGTCTGCACGCTCAGCTTCGACGTGAACAGTGTCTGTTCAGCAGTCTGATCGACAGCATTCCCGATTCCGTATTCTTCAAGAACGACAAGCACCAGTTTATCCGCGTCAATCCGGCGATGGCCGGCGACGCGGGATTCGCCGAACCGAGTGAGATGTACGGCCTGACGGATATGGATGTCTGGGACGAGGAACTCGCTGCCGACGCCATGGCTGACGAAAAGCAAATCATGGAAACCGGTGAACCGATCATCGGGAAGCAGGAACGCATCATTCGGAAATCCGACGGTGATCCGCGGTGGGTCGTGGTCACAAAACTGCCGATGAGGAATGAATCCGGAGACATCGTCGGAACGTTCGGACTTGCCAGCGATATCACGATGCTGAAGTTCAATGAGGATCTGGCGGCCGACGCGCAGGAACGCTTCGAACTGGCCGTGCAGGGAACCAACGACGGCCTATGGGACTGGAACGTCGAAAACGGTGAAGTCTGGTATGCCCCCCGATTTCGCGAACTGCTGGGATACGAAGGCTCCGACCTGGAACAGTTTCCCAACGTGATGGGCAGCTTTCGATCACACCTTCATCCGGACGATCGTGAACGTGTGCTGCAGTCGTTTGACGATCACCTGCAGGACCATATTCCTCACGACGAAGAATACCGGCTGCGAAGTGCAACGGGCGAATATCGCTGGTTTCGAGGTCGTGGCCAGGCCATCTGGAATGATGACGACCGCGCGACTCGCATGGCCGGTTCCATTCAGGACATCGACGAAAGGCGAAAAGCTCAGGAAGAACTTCGACGGACGCGGCTGCAGCTTGAGCAGGCACTGCAGGGCGGCAACGTCGGAATGTGGGACTGGAACGTCCGAACCGGGGAGGTCGAAGTGTCCCGGGAACTTCAGCAACAGCTCGGGGAGGATCCATCCAAACCGTGGACTTCCCTGGACGACTGGGAAATCCGCGTGCATCCCGACGACATCGAGACCGCTCGTCAGAAGACCATCGACTTTATCGAAGGGCGAATTCCGAAGTACGAATCGTCATTCCGGCTGCGCCACCAGAATGGAAGCTATCGCTGGATTCTGTCGCGAGGCAATTTGTTTCGGGATGAAAACGGTGATCCCATCCGGTTCATCGGAGTTCACGTTGACGTAACGGAACAGCGTCAGGCCCAGGCGGCTCTGAAGGAAAGCGAAGCGAGATTTCGCGGAATCTTCAACCAGACATTTCAGTTCATCGGCCTGCTGACGACGGAGGGCACGATTATCGATGCCAACCGGACCGCCATGTCGGCCAGCGGTGTGAAACCGGAAGACGTGGTCGGCAAACCGTTCTGGGACACCGTGTGGTGGCAGCATTCGCCCGAACTTCAGCAGCGACTGAAAACGGCCATTCGCGCTGCGGCAAACGGGGAATTCGACCGATTCGAAGCCACTCATCCCGCGGCTGACGGTTCCACGATCTTCGTCGATTTCTCGGTCAAGCCGGCCCGGGATGATGACGGAAACATCGTCTATCTGATTCCCGAAGGCCGCGACGTAACGGTTCTCAAACAGGTCCAGGCGGACCTGGAAGCAAGATCTCTGGAATTACAGCGCAGCAACGAGGAACTGGAACAGTTCGCGTACGTGGCGTCGCATGATCTGCAGGAACCGTTGCGAGCCATCGTCGGCTACTGCCAGTTACTGCAGACAACAAGCAGCGACAGGCTGGACGACGAAGGCCGCATGTTTGTCGAATCCATCGTCGACGGCGGCAAGCGGATGCAGCGGCTGATCGTCGATTTGCTGGAATTCTCGCGGATCCGGCGGAAGGGCAGTCCGTTCGCAACCGTGGATCTGAACCAGGCGGTCCGGGAAGCTCAGGCGCTGCTTTCTTCCGTGATTCAGGAAAGTGGCGCCGTCATCGAAGTCGAAACGATGCCGGAGGTGTTCGCGGATTTCGGCCAGATCATCCGGCTGTTTCAGAATCTGATCAGCAACGCCATCAAATACCGGTCGCAGCAGCCGCCAAACCTGTCAATTCGCAGTTCCAGCGATGTCGGCAGCGGATTGCTGACCGTGAGTGTGTCCGACAACGGAATCGGGATTGATCCGGAATTTTTCGAGCAAGTGTTCGTAATTTTTCGACGGCTGCATACCCGGGAAGCGTATCCCGGTACGGGAATCGGGCTGGCCGTCTGCAAGCGAATCGTCGAACGGCACGGGGGAACAATCTGGCTGGATTCGGTTCCGGGCGAAGGGACAACCGTCTACTTCACGCTTCCGCTCAGCAGTCAGGTCACGAACGATTGA
- a CDS encoding class I SAM-dependent methyltransferase, which produces MDSSHLRQLVDLEDGYWWHVAKRQLVTRLLERFCPAPGHLVEGGIGSGRNLVEFREMGYQVTGFDLMPESVAHVRGRGIDDVRVHDLGQPWPVAPNSLRAVVLLDVLEHVEDPTQVLKYVHASLADDGAAIITVPAYPWLYSRWDEQLGHFRRYTVRELRRQAADAGFRVRWLNHWNSFTLPAAMAVRGWEKLFPRRDQPDFPEVSALTNRALLSAAAAERWCMKAVGIPAGLSLAGVLSK; this is translated from the coding sequence ATGGATTCCAGTCATCTGAGACAACTTGTTGATCTTGAAGACGGTTACTGGTGGCATGTCGCAAAACGGCAACTGGTAACGCGGCTGCTTGAACGGTTCTGCCCGGCACCCGGACATCTGGTGGAAGGCGGAATCGGTTCCGGCCGCAACCTGGTGGAGTTTCGTGAAATGGGATATCAGGTGACCGGATTCGACCTGATGCCGGAGTCCGTTGCACATGTTCGCGGCCGGGGAATTGACGATGTTCGGGTTCACGATCTGGGGCAACCGTGGCCCGTCGCTCCAAACAGTCTGAGAGCAGTTGTCCTGCTGGACGTTCTGGAACACGTCGAAGATCCGACACAGGTTCTGAAGTACGTCCATGCTTCGCTGGCCGACGATGGCGCGGCGATCATCACTGTGCCGGCCTATCCGTGGCTGTACAGCCGCTGGGACGAGCAGCTCGGCCATTTTCGGCGCTACACCGTTCGGGAATTGCGTCGCCAGGCAGCGGACGCCGGCTTTCGTGTGCGGTGGCTGAACCACTGGAACAGTTTCACTCTGCCGGCCGCGATGGCGGTTCGAGGCTGGGAGAAACTGTTTCCCCGGCGAGATCAGCCGGACTTTCCTGAAGTTTCCGCGCTGACCAATCGCGCTTTGTTGTCGGCTGCTGCGGCCGAACGCTGGTGCATGAAAGCTGTTGGAATCCCGGCCGGATTGTCTCTTGCGGGAGTGCTCAGCAAATGA
- a CDS encoding UDP-glucose/GDP-mannose dehydrogenase family protein, translating to MNVTMIGTGYVGLVTGTCFAESGNDVICLDIDARKVQMLNDGGVPIYEPGLSELVKRNRAAGRLNFTTSYQDAISEADCIFICVGTPQGDDGSADLKYVRSAAEQMAPFLKRNAVVICKSTVPIGTNRRVREWIQAKSDTPFYSASNPEFLKEGAAIDDFTKPDRVVVGVDDQDAADALHELYKPFLRTEKPFIAMGLESAEMVKYAANCMLATKISFINEMANICEKVGADINEVRKGIGHDERIGFSFLFPGVGYGGSCFPKDVRALHSVAASHGVDATILQSVDEINNRQKEVLFQKLSRHFNGDLSGRTIGIWGLAFKPRTDDIREAPSLVLIRRLLDAGATVKVSDPVAIENVRAEIGDAVTYCEHHYDACDGADALAIVTEWNEFRNPDFDYIRIKMKSPVIYDGRNLYDRRKMARRGFHYSGIGLNALPVANVEVK from the coding sequence ATGAATGTCACAATGATCGGCACGGGCTATGTCGGACTCGTCACGGGAACGTGTTTCGCCGAAAGCGGTAACGACGTGATCTGCCTGGACATCGACGCCAGGAAGGTTCAGATGCTGAACGACGGCGGTGTTCCGATCTACGAACCGGGCCTGTCCGAACTCGTGAAACGCAACCGCGCCGCCGGGCGGCTGAACTTCACGACCAGCTACCAGGACGCGATCAGTGAAGCCGACTGCATTTTTATCTGCGTCGGCACGCCTCAGGGAGATGACGGTTCCGCCGACCTGAAGTACGTCCGGAGTGCGGCCGAACAGATGGCGCCGTTCCTGAAACGAAATGCCGTTGTGATTTGCAAGAGCACTGTTCCGATCGGCACGAATCGCCGCGTGCGGGAATGGATCCAGGCGAAGTCGGATACGCCGTTCTATTCGGCTTCGAATCCGGAATTCCTGAAGGAAGGTGCGGCGATCGACGACTTCACGAAGCCGGACCGCGTCGTCGTCGGTGTCGACGATCAGGACGCCGCCGATGCCCTGCATGAGCTCTATAAACCGTTCCTGCGCACGGAAAAGCCGTTTATCGCGATGGGGCTCGAAAGCGCGGAAATGGTCAAGTACGCCGCCAACTGCATGCTGGCCACAAAGATCAGCTTCATCAACGAAATGGCAAACATCTGTGAAAAAGTCGGCGCCGACATCAACGAAGTGCGAAAGGGGATCGGCCACGACGAACGGATCGGGTTTTCGTTCCTGTTTCCAGGCGTCGGTTACGGCGGTTCGTGTTTTCCGAAGGATGTTCGAGCACTGCATTCCGTCGCGGCCAGCCACGGAGTCGACGCGACGATTCTGCAAAGCGTCGATGAAATCAACAATCGCCAGAAGGAAGTGCTGTTTCAGAAACTGTCGCGGCACTTTAACGGCGATCTGAGCGGCCGCACCATCGGAATCTGGGGTTTGGCCTTCAAGCCGCGCACGGACGATATCCGAGAAGCTCCGTCACTCGTGCTGATTCGCCGCCTGTTGGACGCCGGCGCGACGGTGAAGGTCAGCGATCCCGTTGCGATTGAAAATGTTCGTGCAGAAATCGGCGACGCCGTGACATATTGCGAACACCATTACGACGCCTGCGACGGCGCCGACGCGCTGGCGATCGTCACGGAATGGAACGAATTCCGGAATCCGGACTTCGACTACATCAGAATCAAGATGAAGTCACCGGTCATCTACGACGGCCGCAATCTGTACGATCGCCGCAAGATGGCTCGGCGGGGCTTCCACTATTCCGGCATCGGCCTGAACGCGCTGCCGGTGGCGAATGTCGAAGTGAAGTGA
- a CDS encoding glycosyltransferase family 2 protein, with product MIAPMPGPDFICRPRNALISIVLPVFNEAEILRELTRRIIRVMDGVRRFEIVYVNDGSSDGSSQILNQMALDDDRVAVVHLSRNFGHQAAVQAGLEHASGDAVVVMDSDLQDNPQAIPKFLEQWEQGFDVVYAERFNRKEALLKRSLFYGFYRILNAVSDTAMPADAGNFGLLDRRAVDVLLALPERDRYFPGLRSWIGFRQTGVRVERDARHDETPRVSLAGLFRLAKTAVFSFSAFPLTLFYVIAAVSAVVCGASVSFVVYHKLITGLAIPGWASVIITASFFGSLNALGISVLGEYVIRIYHQVRSRPVYVADNVRNLRPGRTHSSSHPVSSVEPLATPGTDLQLAELLEQIQHVVQTRQIHDDTQRVRRPAGLVD from the coding sequence ATGATTGCTCCCATGCCCGGGCCGGATTTCATCTGCCGACCCCGAAATGCACTGATTTCCATTGTTCTTCCGGTTTTCAACGAAGCGGAAATCCTGCGCGAACTGACTCGCCGGATCATCCGGGTCATGGACGGCGTCCGGCGGTTTGAGATCGTGTACGTGAATGACGGTTCGTCCGACGGCAGTTCGCAGATCCTGAATCAAATGGCACTCGACGACGATCGAGTCGCGGTCGTGCATTTGTCACGCAATTTCGGACACCAGGCAGCGGTTCAGGCCGGACTGGAGCACGCTTCCGGCGACGCTGTCGTCGTGATGGATTCCGACCTGCAGGACAATCCTCAGGCGATCCCGAAGTTTCTGGAACAGTGGGAACAGGGGTTCGATGTCGTCTACGCGGAACGGTTCAATCGCAAGGAAGCTTTGCTGAAGCGGTCTCTCTTCTATGGCTTCTATCGAATCCTGAACGCCGTGTCCGACACGGCGATGCCGGCCGACGCGGGCAACTTCGGACTTCTGGATCGTCGTGCGGTGGACGTGCTGCTGGCGTTGCCGGAACGCGACCGCTACTTTCCCGGACTGCGAAGCTGGATCGGCTTTCGTCAGACGGGGGTCCGCGTCGAACGTGATGCTCGTCACGACGAAACGCCGCGCGTTTCGCTGGCCGGGCTGTTTCGCCTGGCGAAGACGGCCGTGTTTTCGTTCAGTGCTTTTCCGCTGACTTTGTTCTACGTCATCGCGGCGGTGTCCGCGGTGGTCTGCGGCGCGTCCGTGTCTTTTGTCGTCTATCACAAGCTGATAACCGGGCTGGCGATCCCGGGCTGGGCTTCTGTCATCATCACGGCTTCGTTCTTCGGATCGCTCAACGCGCTGGGAATCAGTGTGTTGGGGGAATACGTGATTCGGATATACCACCAGGTTCGCAGCCGACCGGTTTACGTCGCTGACAACGTGAGAAACCTCCGGCCCGGCCGCACACATTCTTCGTCGCACCCCGTGAGTTCCGTCGAACCGCTGGCGACTCCGGGAACGGACCTGCAACTTGCGGAACTTCTTGAACAGATCCAGCATGTGGTGCAGACTCGGCAAATCCATGACGACACGCAGAGAGTTCGTCGCCCGGCCGGTCTGGTAGATTAG
- a CDS encoding response regulator, translating to MPDDTLREMRILLVEDSPSDADLARRALERGEIRSQVLHAVNGEQALEMLHRTGRFTQCPRPDLVLLDLNMPRIDGRQVLQEVRSDESLRLIPVVVLTTSADERDINAVYSLGANSYIVKPVDLDQFFAVVECVQQYWFRVASLPQWDA from the coding sequence ATGCCCGACGACACTCTTCGCGAAATGCGAATCCTGCTCGTGGAAGACAGCCCCTCCGATGCCGACCTGGCCCGCCGTGCCCTTGAGCGGGGGGAAATTCGAAGTCAGGTGCTGCACGCCGTCAACGGTGAGCAGGCTCTGGAAATGCTGCACCGGACGGGTCGCTTCACGCAGTGTCCGAGGCCGGATCTGGTGTTGCTCGACCTGAACATGCCACGAATCGACGGAAGGCAGGTCCTGCAGGAAGTCCGCAGCGATGAATCACTGCGGCTGATTCCCGTCGTGGTGCTGACAACCTCCGCCGACGAACGCGACATCAACGCTGTTTATTCGCTGGGGGCCAATTCGTACATCGTCAAACCCGTCGACCTGGACCAGTTTTTCGCCGTCGTCGAATGCGTCCAGCAGTACTGGTTTCGAGTCGCGTCGTTGCCGCAGTGGGACGCCTGA
- a CDS encoding fused response regulator/phosphatase — MHGDPTINLLLVEDNPDDAGLAQVYLRLGFGSVDITRVERLADAISAAAERKFDAVLLDLNLPDSSGVETFHKLSARLNGVPIVVLSGMDNNDMAAAAVGAGAEDFVIKGRYDADTLARSVRFAIERSTRMAAERELISMRSELSAAQTIQDSLYPAAAPEITGYEIAGGVRSAGTGCGDYYDFIPLQDGRLLIVVGDVSGHGMGSAIVMAETRACLHTLADVQIPPGRMMSSLNRLICESAPEGMFVTLMLVLLDPQAGNFSYFNAGHIGWIVRADSSCEQLATHQFPLGLVWEADYNSSNQFSLSSGDMLLMPSDGIPESISPSGTPYRSGPMLQTAIQNKTMSASEIVAALFDGAMNHSGDSRPMDDMTAVVLKLL; from the coding sequence ATGCACGGTGATCCGACAATCAACCTGCTGCTTGTGGAAGATAATCCGGACGATGCCGGACTGGCCCAGGTTTATCTTCGACTGGGTTTCGGCAGCGTGGACATCACTCGCGTGGAACGGCTGGCCGACGCGATTTCCGCAGCGGCCGAACGAAAATTCGACGCGGTGCTGCTGGACCTCAATCTTCCTGACAGCAGCGGTGTCGAGACCTTCCATAAACTGTCTGCCCGGCTGAACGGCGTTCCAATCGTTGTGCTCAGCGGCATGGACAACAACGACATGGCCGCCGCTGCCGTCGGTGCCGGAGCCGAAGACTTTGTCATCAAGGGACGGTACGACGCCGACACGCTGGCCCGCAGCGTGCGATTCGCCATCGAACGCAGCACGCGGATGGCGGCCGAACGCGAACTCATCAGCATGCGCAGCGAACTCAGCGCGGCTCAGACGATTCAGGATTCACTGTATCCCGCCGCTGCGCCGGAAATCACGGGGTACGAAATCGCCGGCGGCGTCCGATCGGCCGGTACCGGCTGCGGCGATTATTACGACTTCATCCCGCTGCAGGATGGCCGGTTGCTGATTGTTGTGGGCGACGTGTCCGGTCACGGGATGGGTTCCGCCATCGTAATGGCCGAAACCAGAGCCTGTCTGCATACGCTGGCCGACGTCCAGATTCCTCCGGGACGAATGATGTCCTCCCTGAACCGGCTGATCTGCGAAAGTGCGCCCGAAGGAATGTTTGTCACGCTGATGCTGGTGTTGCTGGACCCGCAGGCGGGAAATTTCAGCTATTTCAACGCCGGTCATATCGGATGGATTGTTCGTGCTGACAGCAGTTGCGAACAGCTTGCCACGCACCAGTTTCCTCTGGGGCTTGTCTGGGAAGCGGACTACAACTCCAGCAACCAGTTTTCGCTCAGTTCCGGCGATATGCTGTTGATGCCCAGTGACGGAATTCCGGAATCGATTTCACCATCCGGGACACCGTATCGCAGCGGTCCCATGCTGCAGACCGCGATTCAGAACAAGACGATGTCGGCGTCAGAGATCGTCGCCGCCCTGTTCGACGGAGCCATGAATCACAGCGGCGACTCCAGACCCATGGACGACATGACGGCCGTCGTGCTGAAGCTGCTGTAA
- a CDS encoding 2-oxoglutarate dehydrogenase E1 component: MASPTSQSAAAPAFLDSPGETSPKASELSALSAQSLEFLEASYASYLRDRNSVSPDWREYFDDISSGNEQVTPEVLQAPFSHESIFHRRSDGGTGGGASKTAAMQERLDQLIRNYRVRGHIIAQIDPLHGSRPRPAELDPAFYGFTDADLDLEFSTQWFGGPECRTLRSMISWLQTTYCRSIGVQFMHIDSLQVRAWLQERMERTANRLRLSRDEQLRILTRLSDAVTFEEFVQKKYVGAKSFSLEGAESLIPLLDMSIERASSQGIDLIVMGMAHRGRLNVLANIMGKRPSRIFREFEDRDPERNMGRGDVKYHLGYSSDWKASTGRQVHLTLCFNPSHLEFVNPVALGRLRAKQDHRGDYDRLRSCVILIHGDAAFAGEGVVQESLNLSELPGYRTGGTIHIIVNNQIGFTTSPSEGRSTTYATDVARMLQIPIFHVNGEDPEAVAQVVELAMDFRARFHRDVVIDMYCFRRRGHNEGDEPAFTQPTMYNKIRQRASVFESYLESLLKLRGVTREEADEILKHRTQVLEDELLEARKDQFTFLTDSGGGTWKEYFGGPYSKAESVETAVPADEVQRIMRVLNTPPGDFRPHPRIQRILNQRLEMGDGATSYDWGAAEMLALGTIVSEGRQLRFSGQDVRRGTFSHRHAALFDSEDGHVWIGLQDLAQRPELVEIHNSPLSEIGVLGFEYGYSLDRPGGLVIWEAQFGDFVNAAQVIVDQFISSTEDKWGRLSGLVMLLPHGFEGQGPEHSSARLERFLSLAAEDNMLVTNPTTPAQYFHMLRRHTLRKWKKPLVVMTPKSLLRHKEAVSPIEHFTRGEFQEIITDSAIAPGDATRVLLCTGKIYYELLAEREAKSRTDVAIIRIEQLYPLPRDLLHTTLAAYAGTTAVFWVQEEPANMGAWPYMRLQLGDRLFDQFAFSGISRPESASPATGSARSHKIEQQAILDEALGMDVCTLAR, encoded by the coding sequence ATGGCATCGCCCACCAGCCAATCCGCGGCGGCTCCTGCGTTCCTGGATTCTCCCGGCGAGACTTCACCGAAAGCATCGGAGCTGTCGGCGTTAAGTGCTCAGAGCCTGGAGTTTCTTGAAGCCAGCTATGCCAGCTATCTGCGTGACCGGAATTCCGTTTCTCCCGATTGGCGCGAATATTTCGACGACATCAGTTCCGGAAACGAACAGGTCACGCCGGAAGTCCTGCAGGCTCCGTTCAGCCACGAGAGCATCTTCCACCGGCGCTCGGACGGCGGCACCGGCGGCGGAGCGTCCAAGACAGCGGCCATGCAGGAGCGGCTCGACCAGTTGATTCGCAACTATCGAGTCCGCGGGCACATTATCGCTCAGATCGATCCACTGCACGGTTCACGGCCTCGTCCGGCCGAACTGGATCCCGCGTTTTACGGCTTCACCGATGCCGATCTGGATCTGGAGTTTTCCACGCAGTGGTTCGGCGGGCCGGAATGCCGCACGCTGCGGTCCATGATTTCCTGGCTGCAGACGACTTACTGCCGTTCGATCGGTGTGCAGTTCATGCACATCGACAGCCTGCAGGTGCGAGCGTGGCTGCAGGAACGAATGGAACGCACGGCCAACCGGCTGCGATTATCGCGTGACGAGCAGTTGCGGATCCTGACGCGGCTCAGCGACGCCGTCACGTTTGAAGAATTTGTGCAGAAGAAATACGTCGGCGCAAAAAGCTTCTCGCTGGAAGGCGCGGAGAGCCTGATTCCGCTGCTGGACATGTCGATTGAACGGGCCAGCAGCCAGGGAATTGACCTGATTGTCATGGGCATGGCTCACCGCGGTCGACTGAACGTTCTGGCCAACATCATGGGCAAGCGTCCCAGCCGCATCTTTCGTGAGTTCGAAGATCGTGATCCCGAACGCAACATGGGCCGCGGCGACGTCAAGTATCACCTTGGCTACAGCTCCGACTGGAAGGCCAGCACAGGCAGGCAGGTTCATCTGACCCTGTGCTTTAATCCCAGCCACCTGGAATTCGTCAATCCGGTTGCGCTGGGACGCCTGCGAGCCAAGCAGGATCATCGCGGCGACTACGACCGGCTGCGAAGCTGCGTCATTCTGATCCACGGCGACGCCGCATTCGCCGGAGAAGGCGTCGTTCAGGAATCGCTGAATCTCAGCGAACTGCCCGGCTACCGCACAGGCGGCACGATTCACATCATCGTGAACAACCAGATCGGCTTCACGACTTCGCCGTCAGAAGGACGCTCGACAACGTATGCCACAGACGTCGCGAGAATGCTGCAGATTCCGATCTTTCACGTGAACGGCGAAGACCCGGAAGCTGTTGCTCAGGTTGTCGAACTGGCGATGGATTTCCGCGCGCGATTTCATCGGGACGTCGTCATCGACATGTACTGCTTCCGGCGACGCGGGCACAACGAAGGCGACGAACCCGCGTTTACTCAACCGACGATGTACAACAAGATCCGCCAGCGCGCATCCGTCTTTGAAAGCTACCTGGAATCACTGCTGAAATTGCGCGGCGTCACGCGCGAAGAAGCCGACGAGATTCTGAAACACCGGACGCAGGTGCTGGAAGACGAACTTCTGGAAGCTCGCAAAGATCAGTTCACCTTTCTGACTGACAGCGGAGGCGGCACGTGGAAAGAATACTTCGGCGGGCCGTACTCAAAGGCCGAATCCGTCGAGACCGCTGTTCCCGCCGACGAAGTCCAGCGCATTATGCGCGTGCTGAACACGCCTCCGGGGGATTTCCGGCCGCATCCGCGAATTCAGCGGATCCTGAATCAGCGGCTGGAAATGGGCGACGGCGCGACTTCGTACGACTGGGGCGCCGCGGAAATGCTGGCTCTGGGAACGATTGTGTCGGAAGGCCGGCAGTTGCGGTTTAGCGGCCAGGATGTTCGACGCGGAACCTTCAGCCACCGGCACGCCGCGCTGTTCGACAGCGAAGACGGGCACGTCTGGATCGGCCTGCAGGACCTGGCGCAACGTCCGGAACTTGTCGAAATCCACAACAGCCCGCTGTCGGAAATCGGGGTGCTCGGCTTCGAATACGGCTACAGCCTGGACCGGCCCGGCGGACTTGTGATCTGGGAAGCGCAGTTCGGCGACTTCGTCAACGCCGCGCAGGTCATCGTCGACCAGTTCATTTCCAGTACAGAAGACAAGTGGGGACGACTCAGCGGTCTGGTGATGCTGCTGCCTCATGGTTTTGAAGGGCAGGGCCCCGAACATTCCAGCGCACGGCTGGAACGTTTTCTGTCGCTGGCCGCCGAAGACAACATGCTGGTCACAAATCCAACGACGCCCGCTCAGTACTTTCACATGCTTCGACGGCACACGCTGCGAAAATGGAAGAAGCCACTGGTCGTGATGACTCCCAAAAGTCTGCTGCGCCATAAGGAAGCCGTGTCGCCGATCGAACATTTCACGCGCGGTGAGTTTCAGGAAATCATTACGGATTCCGCGATCGCTCCCGGCGACGCCACGCGGGTCCTGCTGTGTACCGGCAAGATCTACTACGAACTGCTGGCCGAGCGGGAAGCCAAATCCCGCACCGATGTCGCCATTATCCGTATCGAACAACTGTATCCGCTGCCGCGTGATCTGCTGCACACGACCCTGGCGGCGTATGCCGGCACGACTGCCGTGTTCTGGGTCCAGGAAGAGCCCGCCAACATGGGAGCCTGGCCGTACATGCGGTTGCAACTGGGCGATCGCCTGTTCGATCAGTTCGCGTTCTCCGGAATCTCACGGCCGGAATCCGCCAGTCCCGCGACGGGTTCGGCCAGAAGTCACAAGATTGAACAACAAGCCATTCTGGACGAAGCTCTGGGAATGGACGTCTGCACGCTGGCCCGATAA